From Anopheles maculipalpis chromosome X, idAnoMacuDA_375_x, whole genome shotgun sequence:
GGTTCCGGGTCACGCCATTCGACGGCTAGTCTGGATTCGGGGCGTGCCTCTTCCTATCTAACTGGCGCTTCCAATTCGTCCAATCGTAGTGTGAGCGGTGTGGGAAGTTATGGCGTCCTTTCGTCGCCACGCTGCTCCGTTAGTTCCTGCTCGATCGGATCGGGCAGTGGTGGTGGCCCAACCGGAGCCGGTGGGTGTAGTCATCGGCTTAGCAACCACTCATCCAGCGGCAGCCGTACCGATCACGACGTCATCTCCGAATGGCTGATGGAGATACACTTTCACGAGTACACTTACCTATTTCTCGAGGCCGGTTACGATCTGCCAACGATCGCGCGAATGACACCGGAAGATTTGACGGCGATTGGTATCCGCAAGCCGAACCATCGCGAACGGCTGAAGCGGCACATCGATGCGTTGAAGTTGCCGGACGCACTGCCCGGTTACGTGCCCGGCTCGATCGACGAATGGTTACGGTTGCTTCGGCTGGAAGAGTACGTACAGCCACTGCTAGCCCAAGGCTATCAAACCGTGCACGACGTGACCCAGCTGACTTGGGAAGATCTCGAAGACATCGGTATCGTGAAGTTGGGCCAtcagaaaaaaattcttctcGCCATCAAGCGCGTGAAGGACATCATCAGTGGGAAGATGATGGGCCTGACAGGACCGTACGGACTGTCACCAACGGTTGCACCAAGATCACCTGCAGCCGGACACGTGCGAGCGACGCATTACGACGACCTGAGCATCGGATTGCGGTCCACCGATTCGGcgaaacaacaccaacacaatCTTGCGGTGGCCGGCTCGTACAGCACCTTTCTGCGGCAGCAATCTGCAACTcagcctccaccaccaccatcggcgCTAATGGCTGCGGCCGGTAGTGGTCACGTCAACACGCACCACCAGATGATCACGTACCCTCACGTACATTTTGACGGTACGCAAGCGATTTACCGACGCAGCTCGTACGATGACAGTGACATAACGCCGACGAACGAGAAGTCTTCCGCGCTGATCGCACTGTCGGAggatcaccatcatcatcagttcgCTGGAACGCAGCAGGCCTGGATGATGCCACAAACGCATCAGCAACAGTTtgtccaacagcagcagcatctgcatcagcagcaacatccaCAGCTAGTTCCGCACGCCCCGTACTTCCAGGGCGGTGGTACACTTCCGCGGCAACATCAGCGCAACTGCTATGGCGTCCGATTGGCACTGCTCGGAGGTCCACCGACAGCGGCATCGACCGGTATTCGCCCAATTGCGAAGATAGTCGCCAATAACTTGAAGCTTCCCGCACCTACCCTGGTGGACGGTGGTGTGgctagtggtggtggtgcactGGAACAGGGAGACGGTTCAGACCCGACCACTTATCCGGTGCCGATGCCGATGCCTCCCCTGCTAGGGCAGATAGAAAACGTCGAGATGGCTACGGCAGCTCTGGACGCGATGCATTTTTCCAACTACACCAGCTCGCCTTACGCCGTCCAGCACCATCACCTGCATCATCACACGCTGACGCTCGTGACGAAGGAGTCATCCGGTACGCCGGGTACCACCGCCGTTCCCAATGCTGCCGTATCTGCTATTGGCCAACAGCagacacaacagcaacatcagcaacccATCTATCACAACACACACCAGTCGATGCTGTTACAGTCGCACTCCCAGCAGCAACTTCTCCACCATCATACGCCCTCATCCTCGACCCAATCGACTCCATCGCCCCCAACTCTAGGGCATCATCCTTCTCCGGCATCATCACATCTTCCACACGCTTACGGTGGTGTGTATGCGGGCCAAACACTCCAAACAACGGTCGAGGTGCATAAGGTGTGCGGTGGCGGTCAGCATGATAACAAATCCAACTCGAGCctcgaatcgatcgatcagATACCGTTTGCGAACGAGAATGCGGGCACGATCAAGCAGCGGTCGAACCGGATTGAGCCCCAGTATCAGCCGGGTGGTCCACCCGCACAACAACATCCACTACTGTTGCCGACGCtgtcctcctcctcgtcctcTTCTTCCTCGTCGCTGACAGGTTCGATAACGACGACGCTGGCAACATCGGGCTGCCTACAGCAGCTGTCACCGTCGACCACACAGCCACAGGTGCAGACAATCGTTGGCGGTGGTTCTAGCAACCCTGCTTCGACACCTGCACCGacaacagcagtagcagcagctccATCAGCATCCGTTCCGACAGCGGacgaaccagcagcagcagcagcagcagcctcgCAGGACATATTCGGCACCAACGTGCTGAACGATATCGGTAACATGCTAGCGAACCTAACGGACGAGCTCGACGCCATGCTGGAAGAGGAAAAGTGTGCCGGCATCAGTGATAATGAGTAAGAGGGCAAGATGCGTCCGTTTAGTTTAACAGGTGGGTAGACAGGTGGTAGTCTTGATTTAAAGATTGCGGCACaaacagaaatgaaaatgaattgaaatttttgccTGTTTTGGCAAACCTTGAATACACACATGAAATCccttaaaattgaatttagtggaaaaaaaaatccttttctcGCGGTTAGGTCTACGACTAATCTACCCACCTGTTAGATGGTTCATCTTAGCAGcgatgcttgtgtgtgtgtgataaatgCGTTAAAGGCAGGAGACAGGAACGTCCGGTACGTGTGATAGAGAGAACAGATTTACAATCTTGGTGCCCTTTCTCCCTTCCCTCCGTAATTCCCTTTCCCAACCCCCACCCCACCCATCACCAATCCATTTTTAGCTGTCACTCTATGTAAGctgacttgtttttttttttcatagaaaatgggACACCAGAGGCAGCAGAAAAGTAACCTTTAATAACGCAAACCTTTCACTTTACTGTTTAATTTGATCAAGAATAGCATTTTCTAGAAAAACCAGATTTATTTTATGCGCACATTTAACTGTGCGAAAAATGAACTATAACCGGAAATGAGGTAGCAATGTAGGTTTTAGGTTTAGTTTCGCACGCATTTTCCGtgtatgtgaaaaaaaaatttctaaacataattttaacgTTATTTTCAATCAATGTCACTTTAATTATGCGGATGAGAATGAGCATCTACACGATGCGTTCGAAcactttgcgtttttttaatataatttttttgggtgatttcAAAT
This genomic window contains:
- the LOC126567813 gene encoding uncharacterized protein LOC126567813, which codes for MRKLSLSTGAGMSRQSKSVPQAKKVMPPAVPDMYGKIGMSNGGGGGGPPTAVIYDTGDGAGRNGGTAVVAGTVILEHHQHHHPTTMEVPGPVASQTGGSSVGVSGSGAGGSGGGGQVGTGASATAPSSLMLRCGPDGIVDYGLDDQGIDLTQSPGRDSPVSLSGSAGSGSRHSTASLDSGRASSYLTGASNSSNRSVSGVGSYGVLSSPRCSVSSCSIGSGSGGGPTGAGGCSHRLSNHSSSGSRTDHDVISEWLMEIHFHEYTYLFLEAGYDLPTIARMTPEDLTAIGIRKPNHRERLKRHIDALKLPDALPGYVPGSIDEWLRLLRLEEYVQPLLAQGYQTVHDVTQLTWEDLEDIGIVKLGHQKKILLAIKRVKDIISGKMMGLTGPYGLSPTVAPRSPAAGHVRATHYDDLSIGLRSTDSAKQHQHNLAVAGSYSTFLRQQSATQPPPPPSALMAAAGSGHVNTHHQMITYPHVHFDGTQAIYRRSSYDDSDITPTNEKSSALIALSEDHHHHQFAGTQQAWMMPQTHQQQFVQQQQHLHQQQHPQLVPHAPYFQGGGTLPRQHQRNCYGVRLALLGGPPTAASTGIRPIAKIVANNLKLPAPTLVDGGVASGGGALEQGDGSDPTTYPVPMPMPPLLGQIENVEMATAALDAMHFSNYTSSPYAVQHHHLHHHTLTLVTKESSGTPGTTAVPNAAVSAIGQQQTQQQHQQPIYHNTHQSMLLQSHSQQQLLHHHTPSSSTQSTPSPPTLGHHPSPASSHLPHAYGGVYAGQTLQTTVEVHKVCGGGQHDNKSNSSLESIDQIPFANENAGTIKQRSNRIEPQYQPGGPPAQQHPLLLPTLSSSSSSSSSSLTGSITTTLATSGCLQQLSPSTTQPQVQTIVGGGSSNPASTPAPTTAVAAAPSASVPTADEPAAAAAAASQDIFGTNVLNDIGNMLANLTDELDAMLEEEKCAGISDNE